The genomic segment CAACGGCTTTGCCTGCCAAGGGCCTGTTCCTCGAATAATACCGAGATGACCGAATCTTCTTCGCGTGGCGCCTGGCTCGAGGTCGGGAAttctgctactgctgctgatgatgataatccACATTTATGGCACATGCCGGCTAAGAAGCATAGGCCAGGAACCGGGCGGCAAGAGGTAGTATAGAGTAAATTCTTATTCAAAACCGCGAAAGGGAAAAAGTAAGGACAATGAGAAAGacgatcaaaaagaaaaaaaaatagaaaagaatgcGAGCGAGCAGTCAGACTAAATGAAGTAAAATATGAAAGAGGCATTACTGTAGAACAGACTTAAAGTTGCGTTATCAAAGGATTTAGAGAAACAGTTTCAGTGGAATAAGTTGTGAACCGGGAAGTAGAGCATGAAGGggcgcaagttcttttttttgtgtgtgcgactGTCAGCTTTGTGGTCGTATAAAACCTAATAGAACGGGAAACTGGGCTTGTTGGTTTACACTAAGCATGGTCTTAAGTAGCACCAACTTGCAGAAAATCGTACACGAAAAAGGGAGACACACACCAGGCGATACGATTAGCGCTTGGTGTGCAGTCCGCAGCAGATGTTTACCGCAGTGCACTGGCCAGGAATCCGGCTGTAGTagggacaaattgaagaaaagaaagataagttATACGAAGAAGGAAATCCAATCCATTACAAAGACTGTTGACGATCGCCAACTCAGGCGAATAACCTGTGCGAACCAACCAAGGAAACTAACAAACGTGCGAACGAACCAACCAGCGAATGGACGAACAAACGAACGTATGTATTCTTGTCGAGTCCGAACCCCGTACCATCACCACCCGCCCCGAACCACTAATATTTTATGAGTGTCAATCATTTCTTGTATTGCATTTCTCGGTGTTGAATTATGTCATATTAAAATATTTAAGAATACTTTTTTTATCATTTCTGAATTTATCTTACTTTAAGCGATGCTCTGCAATGCAAATATTATTTTCGATATAATCTTGTAATTGCACACGTGAAAACGCCTGCTTCTCGACCAAGCGCCCATAGTGGGAAAGAGCCAGTGTGTGGTCAGAAGAACACGAACAACAAAATGGGCGAAACAGGCAAAGAGAGTTCATCTACACGTGTACATATCCTCCTGATACCTGAACACAGCTATGAGGCATAATCGCTCTTCAAGGTCGTTTCTATTGTCCACGGTTATCGTACGACCgtgaaaaataaattataaaatTTAAATACCACGGTTAGGTACCATACGCTGCGTCTCCATGTACGTGGTTGTATGTACGCTGCGTCTCCTCGTGGTTGCTATGGTAAAAATTGCATTTCAACGCCTAAACGCAGATATGAAAATGAGACTACGTGTAGCAAACTGCCATGCTGTTGCTGCGTCCGGTATTTTCACGCAGTGTCAGTGATTTTGAAACACACCTCAAGGTTGCTTTCCGCCGTCTGTGACAACACAGAAGTCGAGATCCACCTAGTGTCAAATTTCTCCAATGCGGATGACAAGAATATGAATAAACCACTTCGTTACCGTTAGACATAAACCATACTTTAAACCAAGAATGAAATTTTTGCGTAGTGACTTGCCACtgaacttggaaaaaaaaaatgaaggcaatgCGCAATGCATCGTACAATGGGTCGTATTACCCagctgatttaaaaaaaaaacaggtgtaACTATTATCTGGAATAGTCTTCCATAAACCGACAACTGGCACTGTCCTTTAAGTATCTGCGATATCCTTACTTAATCATGGCTCTAGTTTTGGGTGTGTGGAAGAAGGTTTCCGATAATAGGTGTAGATATGCAGAGCCTGCTCTCAATAACAAAGGCTACTCCGATGGAATGCATTTACACATTTATTGTCATAAGCATTCAAGTAATAATAAGTTCATATATATGGAAggctgtgcacacacacacacacacacacacacacacacacacacacacacacacacacacacacacacacacacacacacacatatatatatatatatatatatatatatatatacgtatgcaTACAGGGTTTCCCACGTAACATTagccaaaccttaaaaatatgcATAATCCACCCACTTGGGATGAACAAAGATGATGTTCTTTGTCGCCGCTTGGCGATactcagtgaatttttttttttggattctgcctaattacatatttagtCCTAATTGCTTactcagcttctcaaatattataatcagacgAAAAGTGGCAATTAGACAACGTAGCGCTAGatgaaaaactcgcgatacagctttgtgttactcaatacgtgctacataaaagcgttttttcgagcgcgaaagaagcccgcaagaATACGCAAAGTGCTCCCAGCGGTCAGTCGTGCGGCATTTTCGcttgtatttgcgggcttctttcacgctcggaaaacgcttgtatgtagtacgtattgagcaacagaaagctgtatcgggagtcttttcatgttgctcggcaattttttcattgacgcttttcatctaaatatTTTAGAAGTTCGTTAATTGATTAACACTAATTATGTAATCAGGCGGAATGCACGAAAATCATCCacgtatctccaagcgacggtaaaccaCATTACCTTGGTTATTTCTAGCTTTGAGGCATTTACACATTGTTCAAGTTTGGCTAGAGTTACGtgggacacactgtatatatTCAGGCGGGGTTAACCTGGCAGACATGGCCGGAAATTACTCCAACTGATCGTCTCTTTCTCCGCCAAATACGTCACCACTTGTCCATCAGTCCAGCCTCTCGGAGAAATGTGAGAAGAATGCGTAACACTTCCACTGCAATTATTTTGACGGTGGTGCGGTGAACAGGCGAGCGCGGTTGCACTTGTCGGGGCTGCAGCAGGCGCCCGAAAAAGGAAGCTATCGAATGGAGCTGTGCACAGATGTGCTGCAAGTGTATAGCCTCAACTACAGAtgcacgacgtgccatcatgctATAAGTTGAACACacttttcattctttgtcgtttaaTCCGTGCCTTGCTTCCTCCTCGCTCTGCTAGACGGCGTAAGTTAAATGCGCAGCCACTTTGGTTGCACTCTTGTCTCAGCGTAAGAACTGTTTTGGCTACGAAATTGTGTACGAAGAGCGCTGCTTAGTGAATTCCACCCCTGGAGTCTTGCGTAACAAAACCACACGACCTCATTAATAGACACGAAGAAGTTGGGGACTCTAAAATatttttgaccccctggggttctttaacacgtaCCTAAATCCAAGTAATCGTGtctttttgaatttcgcgcccatAGATATTCGGTTCCCACGGTGTGGATCCTGAATCCATCCGACCTGAAGTTCAACGGCAAAACGCCATAATCACTTTGCTACCACAGCAGAGCTTCTCCAGATAATTGATTTGAAGGGGAAATATTTTTGATATCTTGATACGATAACCAAAAAAGGAAGGACTGCTTGTACGAAGCATTGTTAACGATCGATTTGCTGACTGATTCATCGGTCCATTGATATTACTTGGTGGGGCTAGGGCCGTAAACGACCTCAATTAAAGAAATGCTATATTAGGGATACTGCGGAGAAACTTTGAATTTTGAGCACACATTAGTAAACGAGAATGATTGTCGCCCTTGAGGTATGGCATTTCACTAAGATTGAAGCAAGCCCTTTGTCATTTAGACTTGCCTCACCAGGCGTCGTAAAGCTCAGAACAAAAGTTGAAACAAAACTTCATCACGAATTTCGCTTTATGCTCGACAGACGAAAAATTGCGAGAACCTGTTTTCATCACCCTTCGCGAGGATCCTCATTAACAAAGACTTTACTGAGGCCGAAGTTTGCAACAAGATGCTTTCATGTCGCAAACGCTTTTATTTGTAGTTGGTTATCACTGTTCCTTTTTATAGTGTAGAAAGGAGTAAACCTGGAGTAAATCGGAAGTGCGAGTATTCCAGTACACGCTTTTTACACAGGCCGTGTATAACCTATTTGAGATCGCTGCAAAGAAGCAGCAATATTTAAGAGTCACAGCCGCAATCACAAACAGCCATGTCACACACGCACGAGCACAAAAAGAATGGGATAAAAGTACGTTACGTTTATAACTGACAAAGCGGAGTAATGTTTTAGCGAAAATTTCGGGATTTACTCGCGATTTATCATCGACCAGTTAAATAATTGCGCAAACATTGTAACCTACACATACGAAATTCAAGGGTTGATCGATGCCACACGCTGTTTACCGGGCTGCACTGCAGGCGATTTCAACCTCAGCAATGCCTCCGGAAGCTTCGCCGAGGAAGGCGAAAGTGCTTTTCGGCACCCGCGAACACGAAGCGATGCTTCGTCTTCGCCACCTTGGTCAGTGCTTTCCGAGGGGCGCTTCCCGGAGGAGAAAAGCTCCTCTTCGGAGCAATGCTCAGCTCCTGGAGGTCCCAGTCCGTCGGCGCTAAGAATGGGGTCTTCGAGCACCGTGCTGAATACGGCGCCGTATTCTTGATCGATCCAGCGCTGGCTGTTCGACGGCGATGTAGCCATGCGTAGCCGAGACGGCTTGCCGTTTTGAAGCCATCGCTTGAACTCGGTGCGAAACCAGCGCTGAATCACCGCGGCCGCCGCACCTTCCCGCAACAACTGGTCGGCAGCTTTTCCTGCGGTCGATCGAAGTATATGAGTGCCAATATTCAGGAAACGTATCCTCCCTACAACAAAGGTCGAACTACACTCTTGATCTCAATCCTCACTGGAGCCCCAAAGTAAGCGGAACATTGTTGCGAATATGTACCGTTCATTTAGGAGATCCTATGTGGGAGAATTCCATTACGACGATGTTCCACACAGGTATGATATACAGTCTAACGCCTTCACAACGAAGCGCTCGATACCTCCGAAATCGTTCGTTATATAGGTCACATCATTGTAAAGATCAGGCACCGCACCGCTCCCGACAGAGCTGGGCGAAATCGTCCAGTCAAATAAAACCTTTCAATGACACGAATCGAAAAGTCGCTTAGGGACAGAAGTCGCCGAGTTTCTTCGCGCACTTGCTACGACGGAAGTAGCGAGTGCGGCCGACCTCAGGTCACGTGACATTCACGAACGCTCCGCGGCGAAACCCGTGATCGATGCAAGCACAGCTGCTGAGCGTCCGGGGACGCTACTGCCACCACTGTTGTCAAAAATTTTAAAACTTTGTTCATCTTTGCGATCTTTATCACTGCTGCTTTCGTCGAATTGCTTCGCCTCTTTCCAGTGCTTGTGGCTTTCGACGATATCGGGGGTCACGTGACTCACGTCGACATCCACCTCGACGTGTACTCGTGAGCGGTCACAGCCGCTGCTTTGTCGTAAAAGGCGGCTTGTGACGActgaaagctgagctagttggtaaggattcattatgcaaaatagaagtgaggcgtgcagacagtacacaagaggagagaagtggacaacacgaacgcagtgttgcggcgttcgtgttgtccccttctctactcttgtgtcctgtctgcacgcctcacttctattttgcggCTTGTGAGTTGAGTTGGGGGATTTCTGCAGCTGAGCTGCAGGACTAGAGCACTCGCTGTGATCGGCACGCTCTTCAAGCACACCGCTTGTTGATCGCAGCTCAGTCGCAGCGGCGGAGGGCAGTGGCGGTGCCTCTAGGAGAATtagttgtaaagcaacaaattatCCATGGGGAGACGCCTCAACTGCTTCGTTGTACATATTTCTTTTTAGTAGTCTTCGCTGTATAGGCattcacaattagtacataaagAAGACAGGCATGCAGCCGGGACACAGAATTCTTCGCTTCGCAGGTAATTTTGTCGTAGTGGCATCATTCTGGAGGCGTTCGAAAGCAATGAGTCTAACATTTTTGCAATTATGCAATTTTTGTTCACCTAAAGGAACCAATGTGGAAAGCCATTAAGAACGCAACATAGTAGCAGAGAAAAGCTCCACCCAAAAGCCGACGCTGAGGTATATTTATTCCACAGAAATTCCAGTTAGTGAAACATAGTTCCCTAAGCGTTCTACTTAGTTGGTCTGGAGCTATATGGAACGACGATCAGTTCTTTATATACTGCGTGAAGCTTATGTGAATTGATATTAAATGATATACCGCGACAAAGGCAACAACCTCAACAGAAGGGAGAGGCGGCGTTCACGATCCTTAGTTCTACTTATTTTCCACTTAATAAATATAAAATTTTTGCTGATGTGTTCCATTTACTTAGCGGAAGGTATGTGCCACGAGATTAGGAATGCGCGGATGCCAGAGGCTGGAACAAGGGCCTGAAGGCAACAGCCCCAGGCTATCCTTGCCTTTATCATTGTTTATCTCTTCAAGTTTTCATATTTCTGCAAACGTCCCATTGGTTTAGACATGGTAATTGAATGCCAGATTCTAAATTGACCAGCCGAGCAACGATCGTCTAGTTGCTGTGCTGATAGCCACCACAAATAATGGTCTCCTATGTGGAAGCCGATCTGAATAAAGCTCACACGTCAAGATAAATGTTGCGTGAGTGGATTACAATAAGCCAAGTGTATCAAAGTGGGTGCACGGGTGCCTCTCTTGGCGTTGCCGACTCTGCCCCCACCCCCTTCCTCTAGTCGAGGCGGCGCTTAAGAGACTGTAGTgagcaaacatttttttctgctgtcCCGTGTTGCCCGACCGCTTCCTCATCACGTGGTAGCCGTGGCGAGAGGAAGAGTTTATTCGGAAGCCTGGGTGGTGAGAACGTACTCTGGGAATCAGTGGCCGGCAAGCTAAATTCCCAAAACTGGAGTCTTCGGCCAGCGGCCGTGCCTCGGCAATAGGCCGACACGCGGTACAAGTCTGCCGTCGTTTTCGGCAACGCGGAACCGCAAGCCTGGCAAATCTACCAATCGCACTTTTGACTCGCACTCCGTAGAGAAGCCCACTTGTTCTAGTTTGCCCTCGGACTCTCCGTCGGGCAATCATTGTTATCGCGCTTAATCCTTCCATTTGCGGCACCGCCACAtgttatttttgtttacttttgtaCTAGTGTGTTTCTTTTGTtcattgacacacacacacacacacacacacacatatatatatatatatatatatataagagtttCTCCACTTGCCTTTTTAACAATCATAAATCTCCTAGTGGTGGCGCGGTTTGTTCCATTTTTCGGGGAAGATGTTCCTATGTTGTTTGTTACCATCTCCTGATCAGCGAAgcttttcacgtttgcgtttCTTTTGTCCAGGCTATTTTGCCGTGTATGCTTTTTTATTTATGCGCTCAGATGTTTTTCTCGTCGCGTCTCGTCTGATGCGTCAACGTCCGCGGTTGATCAGCCTGTGGACGAATCatcggtcagcagtcgaaccacGCTTTAAACGCACGCGGAAGGGTTCGTCTGCCGCCCCAGCTTCTCCGTTACGGATAGTGCCCCATTTAGAAACCAAGAATCCTTCATAATTGGCATTACAGCAGACGAACCGCAGCGCTCACCTCTCGGGCAGATGTGGCCGCCTTCAGGCCGATAACCGAAGAACTTTCCACGAGCCATACTTAAGATGCTAAAGATGGGTTTCCAGCCGGCAGCTGTGGCAGGGACGGTGTTCCCTGGCGATGTGTCGTCATCGCTTGGGTTCGTCTCGGCGCAGCCTCCACAACATAACCTAGACAAAAAACGGTGTTTAGTTGTGGTAGGCAGTGCacgttaacgcctgcttcgcctccgccgcgggtcggccccgcattgcactaacttcgggatcggctcacctATGgtgagcgcttaacgcctgcttcaactccaaCGCGGatgggccggtattgcactacggtatcggccgacgtatggggagttttttgcttacgacacgaaaatttccttggagggtagaggtatgcagcttcgctgtaaaaaaactgCGAACGGTCTCAAGGCTCGGAGAGGGTAACATCTTCGAAAACGATGACGCGCTGCTGTATACGAGTGACGCCATCAGTAATAGCGTCCCCAAGAAAGAAAGCGTAGTCCGGAGTCAACCAGATCCAGCAACGGAGAAGACTGATAGCTCATAATTTTACGTGAAAAACGTTTACAAGACGATAGCAAAAGCAATCGTCCCTAAAAACAAAGCAGGACGAAATAAAATCCTCAATGCAGCTAAGCAATGCAAGGAGCAAGAAGAGcaacacaagcaacgcaagcaacgCAAGCTAAGAAGCAAGAAGCAACGAAGCAACTTAGCTTAGCTTGCTTAGCTTAGTTTAGTTTAGCTTAACTTAGCTTGCGCAAGAAGCAACGCAAGCTAAGAAGAGCAAGGTACAGCGACGTTCGTAAGACTAGTCCCCTAGAGGAAgttattaaaataaataaaattctgatTGCGTAGTGCGAAAACAGGATGAAAACTTATCTATAAAGGCGAAGGACGCCAATGTTATAGAAAGCGGCAATGCAAACGTAACACTAGAAGTGTCGAAATGGGTGGAGAAAATTTATATATTGTGTGAGCTACATAATGGGGCCAGGGCAGGCAAACACTCAGACGATAATATCGTTGTATTAACTAAGCGCATACAAATTTCGATAGCTGAGAAAAGATCTTTATAGATAGAGTTCCTATACTTTAGGGAGCTATGGGATATTCTCCAGCATGAGGGCATAGGTGATGACTTCGTGGAGATAATGAGCGAGATATATACAGGGAAAACGGAGCCCAGACTCTATGGCAAGGCTGGAAATGCACAGAGCCATTAAAAGTTTGccgaggactgaagcaaggagGGCGTCTGTCTCCATCTTTGTTCCCGCTTCATGTTAAAGGTCTCTTCCCCTGGCCCCATCACAAATGTTGGTTATACATGGATGGAGGGAtgaatggatgggtggatggatgctacgagcgttccctttgaaacggggcagtgagTGAGCCACCAAGCTCTTTATCGTATTTTCCCTATTGTCCAacctttcttatttattttttttactggaaGTTGTAAAACTCCGTGTAAGGAGGGTCTTATCGGATCCATTGAAAAAACTGAATCGTTCAGTTACCACAATACCAGAGGCGAGCGCGACTACCAACAGATACACTCTCCCGCTTTGCTTCGATTAGCATTCGCAAGCGGCATTCCATGCCTGCTTACTACTTTACCGAAGCCGAGGTGCCACGTCCCGTTCATGTGATGAGCCCCACCCCATTTttctgccttgccttgcct from the Dermacentor variabilis isolate Ectoservices chromosome 9, ASM5094787v1, whole genome shotgun sequence genome contains:
- the LOC142558109 gene encoding uncharacterized protein LOC142558109 — translated: MWSSAQSLCEHVRDTLVPTDLQRRLRAAWAALQRVEWTAIIGSEKARVLMASIVCFAVSRLCCGGCAETNPSDDDTSPGNTVPATAAGWKPIFSILSMARGKFFGYRPEGGHICPRGKAADQLLREGAAAAVIQRWFRTEFKRWLQNGKPSRLRMATSPSNSQRWIDQEYGAVFSTVLEDPILSADGLGPPGAEHCSEEELFSSGKRPSESTDQGGEDEASLRVRGCRKALSPSSAKLPEALLRLKSPAVQPGKQRVASINP